The following proteins are co-located in the Nerophis ophidion isolate RoL-2023_Sa linkage group LG04, RoL_Noph_v1.0, whole genome shotgun sequence genome:
- the LOC133550745 gene encoding coiled-coil domain-containing protein 1, whose product MLFIKAAAETRTLQYGHKQQTDCIQCESTLPWTSKGTNTTMINTFILFLLLVGGNSQMTSEPIDDSTDSTTDGPTDGLTNGLTDGLIDDLTEHLTDGLTDDLIDGPTDGPTNDLIDGLTDDLIDGPTDGPTDDLIDGLTDGLTNDLTDGLTDDLTDGLTDDLIDGPTDGPTDDLIDDLTDVLIDGPTDGPTDGLTDDLTDGLTDDLIDGPTGGPTDDLIDGLTDGLTDGLTDDLTDGLTDDLIDGPTDGPTDDLIDDLTDVLIDGPTDGPTDGLTDDLTDGLTDDLIDGPTDGPTDDLIDGLTDGLTDDLTDGLTDDLIDGPTDGPTDDLIDGLTDDLTDGLTDDLIDGPTDGPTDDLIDDLTDVLIDGPTDSPTDGLTDDLTDGLTDDLIDGPTDGPTDDLIDGLTDGLTDDLTDGLTDDLIDGPTDGPTDDLTDGLTDDLIDGPTDGPTDDLIDGLTDGLTDDLTDGLTDDLIDGPTDGPTDDLTNDLTDGPDDLSGFTV is encoded by the exons ATGCTCTTTATTAAGGCAGCGGCAGAGACCAGGACACTCCAGTACGGACACAAACAGCAGACAGACTGTATCCAGTGCG AAAGTACTTTACCTTGGACATCAAAGGGCACAAACACAACCATGATCAACACTTTCATTCTTTTCCTTCTGCTTGTTG GAGGCAACAGTCAAATGACTTCAGAGCCAATTGATGATTCAACCGATAGTACTACGGATGGTCCAACCGATGGTCTGACCAATGGCCTGACTGATGGTCTGATCGATGACCTGACCGAACATCTGACCGATGGCCTGACCGATGACTTGATTGATGGTCCGACCGATGGCCCAACCAATGACCTGATCGATGGCCTGACCGATGACCTGATTGATGGTCCAACCGATGGCCCAACTGATGACCTGATCGATGGCCTGACCGATGGTCTGACCAATGACCTGACCGATGGCCTGACCGATGATCTGACCGATGGCCTGACCGATGACTTGATTGATGGTCCGACCGATGGCCCAACCGATGACCTGATCGATGACCTGACCGATGTCCTGATTGATGGTCCGACCGATGGCCCGACCGATGGCCTGACCGATGACCTGACCGATGGCCTGACCGATGACCTGATTGATGGTCCGACCGGTGGCCCAACTGATGACCTGATCGATGGCCTGACCGATGGCCTGACCGATGGCCTGACCGATGACCTGACCGATGGCCTGACCGATGACCTGATTGATGGTCCGACCGATGGCCCAACTGATGACCTGATCGATGACCTGACCGATGTCCTGATTGATGGTCCGACCGATGGCCCGACCGATGGCCTGACCGATGACCTGACCGATGGCCTGACCGATGACCTGATTGATGGTCCGACCGATGGCCCAACTGATGACCTGATCGATGGCCTGACCGATGGCCTGACCGATGACCTGACCGATGGCCTGACCGATGACCTGATTGATGGTCCGACCGATGGCCCAACTGATGACCTGATCGATGGCCTGACCGATGATCTGACCGATGGCCTGACCGATGACTTGATTGATGGTCCGACCGATGGCCCAACCGATGACCTGATCGATGACCTGACCGACGTCCTGATTGATGGTCCGACCGATAGCCCGACCGATGGCCTGACCGATGACCTGACCGATGGCCTGACCGATGACCTGATTGATGGTCCGACCGATGGCCCAACTGATGACCTGATCGATGGCCTGACCGATGGCCTGACCGATGACCTGACCGATGGCCTGACCGATGACCTGATTGATGGTCCGACCGATGGCCCAACCGATGACCTGACCGATGGCCTGACCGATGACCTGATTGATGGTCCGACCGATGGCCCAACTGATGACCTGATCGATGGCCTGACCGATGGCCTGACCGATGACCTGACCGATGGCCTGACCGATGACCTGATTGATGGTCCGACCGATGGCCCAACTGATGACCTGACCAATGACCTGACCGATGGTCCAGATGACTTATCAGGCTTCACTGTTTAG